CCTTCTGCGCGAGCGAGTAGATCGGCGCTCAATTCCTGACCACCGCGCAGCCGCGTGATCGACTGCGCCTCGTCCGCGGTTAGCCGCAGCGCTTCCCAATCGATGATCTCGATCGCGTCATTTGTGCGCAGGCGCGCGAACGCAGGCGGCGGTGCCGCGCGGCTCGCGGCAAAAATCGCAACGCCCGGCGGCGCGCACTCGATCGCATGCCGTATGACTTCATGCAGCGCGGAATCGCCCGGCGCGTCCTGATAATTGTCGAGAACGGTGGCGAACGGCGGCTTGATGCGGCTGTAGAACTCCTGGAAATAGCGGCGCGCGAAGGCGGAAACACCATGCGCGAACTCGGGCGTAAACAGCGGCAATGGCTTCTTCCGCCGCGCCGCAACTTTGGTCGCCGCAAGACCGAAATAGTAGAAGAAGGTCGCGATATCGCCGTCGCCTTCATCGACCTGATACCAGAGGAACGGAATCGCGCGGCTGGTGAGATAAGTTGCGATCAGCGTGGTCTTGCCGGCGCCGGGCGGGCCGTGCATCCATACTGCCGGCCGCGAGCGCGCTTCATCGAGCGCTGTGAACAGCCGCTCTCGCGCATAAACCCGCGAGGGTCTCGGTGCTGTGAGTTTCGCAAGCAGCGCCAAGCTGTCGTCCTTTCGCAAAGCCAGCCGGAATTATAAGACCGGAGTCGCACTGCACAATACGACATCAGTAATAGGTCAAGTATTACTGATTTTCGGAAAAAATTATTAATGCGCCTTCGTCCCCGCGCAGGTGGGGACCAGCGATATGGCTTGACGATACTGGATTCCCGCTTCCGCGGGAACGACGGGTGGTGTGTAGTCCGACGCAGTGGAACGCAATCCGGAAATCGCCGATTCCCGGATTGCGCTTCGTTTCGTCGGGGCTACGCGCGTTTTTCAGCGGTATGCGCTACGGAACGACCACTGGCAGAGTTGCGGGGTTTCCTGCGCCCGGGCAACTCGGATGGCCGAAACCGCCCGCGCTGATTCCGGTGCCGCCGCCTGGGTTCGACGTGATGTCGAAAACGATGTTATCCGGTCGCGCTGCATCGCCAGAAACGAATCTGGGGATACCGGCCAGATGATCGAGATTCAGATTTTTGCGCAGGCGCCACGCGATAAAGTGGTCGGTGCACGAGGTATCGCCGCTGACGCCGACGCCGCCCATTTTGACGTGGCCGGCCGAGTACAACGCCAGCCCGCCGCCGAACACGTTGATGCCGCCGATGCGAAACCCGACCATCGGGTCGTTATGTCGTCCGAAATTGGCCGACGGGCCTTTGTAAGCGACCTCTGTGTCGACCGGGTTGCTGTGCTGCAAGCCGAACAGAAAACCACCGGGCTGTGCCGCCGAAAACAGCAGCGCAGTCGAAAACGCCAGGTCGTCGAGGCTCAGCGAGTTGGCGGTATTGGCTTTTTGCGCCGAGATCACGCGGCTCGCCAGCCATTGCGCGCCCAAGGTCGCACCCGAAAACGCGACGGCGCAGACTTTGCCGGTATCGTCGACTATCGTCCCCCACATCTGGTTGTCGAGGCCGGTGGAATCGGCGGCGACCGCTGCATTGAGCGCGGCCTTTAGCTGGCCGTGGCTGGGAAGACCTTTGCACCGCGTAGTATCGGCACGATCGGCGTGTTTGGCATCTTCGGACTGATCCGCAAAAGCAGCGGGGCTGGCTAGGGTGAGAAAGGTAGTCAGGACGGCGGTGGCGAGGACTGATGACCCAGCCCGGTTTTTTATTGAGTTCTTGTGCATTGCATTCTCCATTGAAGGCGCATTGATTAGCTTCGGCGAAGCTGCGCCGGTTTTCGCCGAAGGCATGGAAGAGGGGGAACGTAAACAATAACAATAAACACAACCACAGCGAAAAATCAATACGACTTATGTCATAGGACTAAAGTCATAGATGCCGCCGGAATCATCGTGGAAGCCCTTAAAAAGCCCGGATTCGCGGAGTGAAACGGAATCTGGCGATTCCCGGATGTACTTCCATCCGGGCTACGCCTGCTGCCGCTTATCTCATCAGCACCGCATTGCCGCCGCCAGCACGCCCGGCACTTTGGCCAACGCCTGCCGCTCTTCGAATGCGGTCATGCGCGGCATCATGGCGTTCACGGTTTTATGACTCGGGAAATACGCGGGCTTCGGAAACGTCGTCAGCGGATGGCGCAGCACGGTTTTTTCGATGCCTTCGAGCATAGGCGTGTTGTGCACGAAGCCGCTGCCGCTCTGAATGTCTTTTTGCGACGAGCCTGGAAATGCGCCCCACGGCGGCGTGCCGAATGCGAATGACATACCCGGCCAGGCGTTGACGCCGACCGTACCGTAGCGCAGCCTGACGATCGCGTTTTCGACCGCCTCGCGAATGCGCGCGTCCTTCATGCTCTTCGGATGCACGATCAGCGTTGCCGACAAGGTGCCCCACAGGCGACCGTTGGCGAAATTCACGGCTTCATCGAGAAAAGCCAGCGGATCGTTGCTGCCGATTTCGGCTTCGCCGAGCACCGGGCAGAAAAATTCCTCGCGGAACGCGGGCTCGGCGTTGTCGCCGGCGTTCAGCGACAACAGCGTCCACGGCAGGGTATTGGCAGCGGGCGCGCCAAACGTGCGCGCATTCGAACGTCCGTGCATCAGTTCGTCCCAGCGTTTGCGCGCGCCGGGGTAGTAGGCGTTGCGCGGCGGCGTTGCGGCAAACACGCTCTCGACGCGAGCCAGCAATTGCGAACGCGGTCTCCAGCCGCGCGGTGTCAGCACCACGCGCGCCGCGTTGCAGTTGAACGAGCCGTTGGTCGTGCTCGTGGCAGCGATGTCTTCCGCCTGATAGCACAACTCCTTCTCGCTGTACGGGCCCGGCACGACGATGACCGGCGACACATTGCCCAGTTCGGCGGTGATCGGCTTCTTCAGCAGCGGATCGTTGCGCGCCTTGCGCGCTTCGCGCTCGGCTCCGGGCGGACCCCAGACGATGGCGTCATAGGTCTTGTCCGAACCGGTAATGTGGATTTCGGCGATGTCCTTATGCTGCACCAGATAAGCGCCCTCTTCGGCGCCACCGTAGACGACGGCCAGATAATCTTTCGCGATCGCATCGGCGAATGCCTGTTCGATATATGGGCCGAGATAGGCGTTGACCGGGTTCATCTTGAACACGCACGCCTTGCCTTCGTTGAACATCTTGGTCAGGAGATCCATCACGGCAACGGCGGCGATATTGCCCGCGCCGAGCACGAGCGCGATGCGGCCATCGTGATCGGGTTTCTTGTAGAAACGCGCACGCGATTCGTGCATCGCCTGCTCGCTGATGCGCGGCTGCATGTGCACATCGACGCGCACCTTCGAAAACAGCATGCCGTCGAGCCGGCTGGCCGGGAACACCTGGACGCGCAAGCTGCCGTCAGCCGCGGTCGCGACTTTGCCGATGCGTGTGTTGCCGGTCTGCTGCAAAGCGCCCAACGACTCGATGATCAGGCGCAGATGGCGCACCGTCATCCACGGGTTCAGCGCCCACTCTTCGCCGGTATTGGTCGTTCCTTTTGCCGCGCATCCGGCCTTCACGCTGGCGTCGGCGATTTTCAAGTAGCCGGCTTGCATGCCGCGCGCCAGCGCGATGCGGTCGGCGATCGGCAATTTCGCGAAGGCGCGCGCGCCCTCGCGCAAGCGGGCGAGCATAGCGTCGATCCGGCCATGGCTGGTCGGCCTCTGCTGCTCGGCCATTGCGGAAGAAACGACATTTGCGGTATTCATTTATATCCTCCTATCAAGCCGGTAAGTGATGTCAACGCTCGGAGCCGGCGCAGAAACCAACCATTCCCGTCCAATCAGCAGCGTAGCCTGGATGCAGAGAAACAGAAATCCGGGACTGCCTGGTTCGCGGTCGAGATAGATTAATCGCGCCCGCCTTACGTATAGCTTACCGATTGCAAAAGCGCCTGTTTCGGGCAACGTTGTGCTGTGCGCGGGCAGATCGAGGTCGGAACTCGAATTCCATGCGAGTATCCTATAGGAGCCTTCGACCCTCTCGTCTTGACCACCTCCCATGTTGATCGGCGTACCCAAAGAAACCAAGGATCACGAGTATCGCGTCGGCCTGACTCCGGGCGGCGTTCGCGCCCTGGCCAGCGCCGGGCATCGCGTCAGCATCGAGCGCGACGCCGGCAGCAAGGTCGGCTTCAGCGATGCAGACTACCGAGCGGCCGGCGCGGCTATCGCCGACACCGCGCGCGAAATTTACGCGTGCGACCTGGTGGTCAAGGTCAAGGAATTGCAGCAAGCCGAATGGCCGCTGCTGCGAACCGGGCAGACGCTATTCTGTTATCTGCACCTGGCGCCCGATCCGGGGCTGCTGCAAGCGATGCTCGCGGCGCGCGTGACCGGAATCGCCTACGAAACCATCACGGATCGATCCGGGCGCATGCCCTTGCTGATTCCGATGTCGGAAATCGCCGGACGTCTGGCGCCGCAGATGGGCGCCGCGGCATTGACCATGGCGAACGGCGGCTCGGGTGTGCTCTTGGCGGGCGTTCCCGGCGTCGCGCCGGCCAGGGTGACGATCATCGGCGCCGGTACGGTCGGCGCAAACGCTGCCCGCATCGCAATCGGCATGGGCGCGCAGGTCACCGTGCTCGACCGCAATATCGCCCGCCTCGCCGAGCTCGAACAGCGCCACGCCGGCATACGCACCTCGCACGCGGAGCCCGATGCGCTCGAAGCCGCCGTGATCGAAGCCGATCTCGTGATCGGCGCGCTGCTACTGCCCGGCGGGCTGACGCCCAAACTGATTTCGCGCAATCTGCTGAAGCGCATGCGCGCAGGCTCGGCGCTGGTCGATGTCGGCATCGATCAGGGCGGCATCGCCGAAACCTCGCGCCCGAGCACGCACACAGAGCCGTTTTATGTCGAGGAGAATATCGTTCACTACTGCGTCGGCAATATGCCGGCGGCATGTGCGCGGACGGCAACTTTGGCCCTGACGCAAGCGACCCTGCCATATGTGCAAACGCTGGCCGGCAAAGGCGCTCTCGCCGCGTTGCGCGACGACGCCGATCTGCGCGCCGGGCTGCACGTGCACGACGGTCATATCACGTATCGCAACCTGGCGGAAGACGTGGGGCGGGCCTATATCCCTGCAGAAAACGTATTGCGTTAGATCAGGGGTGCGGTTTGCCCCCTCCCCGCTTGCTGGGGAGGGCCGGGTAAGGCCGTATACCGAAAAGTTTTCCCGAACAGAGACAGGATTCCAGACTCGGGATTACAACTCGGCGTCCAAGGGTAGTTCGGCAAGTACCAAATAGCGGGTTGTTGAAACTGCTACACTTGCCAATACTCGTTGCCCAAGGCTTCGTCTTAGCTGCGCTCGCTACGTTTTTTTAGCAGCCTTTTAGTGGTTTGGGCCTTCAGAAATAAAACTGGGCACGGAATTGCAGGATGTTGAGACCCCGATTGCGCGCTTCGCGATCGGTTTCGACGTGTATCAGATTCGACATGAAGCGGAAGTTCTCCTGCACATACCAGTTGAGGCCGAGGGTCAGCGCGGCGGCTGCGATAGCCATCTGGTAGTCGACGCGCTCACCGAAGACAGCGCGCTCAGTCCCGAATATGCCGGCTACGGTTCATTATTCCGGAGCGGCCAGGCGCTGGACGATTACGACCTGGTGCTGACGCCGACGCACCTGCGCGATCATGAAATCAAAAGCCGCGCGCATGTCGTGCAGCTGTTCCATGGCATATCGGACAAGCCTTTTACTTACGAACGCGATTTCAGCG
This genomic interval from Burkholderiales bacterium contains the following:
- the ald gene encoding alanine dehydrogenase, translated to MLIGVPKETKDHEYRVGLTPGGVRALASAGHRVSIERDAGSKVGFSDADYRAAGAAIADTAREIYACDLVVKVKELQQAEWPLLRTGQTLFCYLHLAPDPGLLQAMLAARVTGIAYETITDRSGRMPLLIPMSEIAGRLAPQMGAAALTMANGGSGVLLAGVPGVAPARVTIIGAGTVGANAARIAIGMGAQVTVLDRNIARLAELEQRHAGIRTSHAEPDALEAAVIEADLVIGALLLPGGLTPKLISRNLLKRMRAGSALVDVGIDQGGIAETSRPSTHTEPFYVEENIVHYCVGNMPAACARTATLALTQATLPYVQTLAGKGALAALRDDADLRAGLHVHDGHITYRNLAEDVGRAYIPAENVLR
- a CDS encoding aldehyde dehydrogenase: MAEQQRPTSHGRIDAMLARLREGARAFAKLPIADRIALARGMQAGYLKIADASVKAGCAAKGTTNTGEEWALNPWMTVRHLRLIIESLGALQQTGNTRIGKVATAADGSLRVQVFPASRLDGMLFSKVRVDVHMQPRISEQAMHESRARFYKKPDHDGRIALVLGAGNIAAVAVMDLLTKMFNEGKACVFKMNPVNAYLGPYIEQAFADAIAKDYLAVVYGGAEEGAYLVQHKDIAEIHITGSDKTYDAIVWGPPGAEREARKARNDPLLKKPITAELGNVSPVIVVPGPYSEKELCYQAEDIAATSTTNGSFNCNAARVVLTPRGWRPRSQLLARVESVFAATPPRNAYYPGARKRWDELMHGRSNARTFGAPAANTLPWTLLSLNAGDNAEPAFREEFFCPVLGEAEIGSNDPLAFLDEAVNFANGRLWGTLSATLIVHPKSMKDARIREAVENAIVRLRYGTVGVNAWPGMSFAFGTPPWGAFPGSSQKDIQSGSGFVHNTPMLEGIEKTVLRHPLTTFPKPAYFPSHKTVNAMMPRMTAFEERQALAKVPGVLAAAMRC
- a CDS encoding heme-binding protein, which produces MHKNSIKNRAGSSVLATAVLTTFLTLASPAAFADQSEDAKHADRADTTRCKGLPSHGQLKAALNAAVAADSTGLDNQMWGTIVDDTGKVCAVAFSGATLGAQWLASRVISAQKANTANSLSLDDLAFSTALLFSAAQPGGFLFGLQHSNPVDTEVAYKGPSANFGRHNDPMVGFRIGGINVFGGGLALYSAGHVKMGGVGVSGDTSCTDHFIAWRLRKNLNLDHLAGIPRFVSGDAARPDNIVFDITSNPGGGTGISAGGFGHPSCPGAGNPATLPVVVP
- a CDS encoding AAA family ATPase; the encoded protein is MALLAKLTAPRPSRVYARERLFTALDEARSRPAVWMHGPPGAGKTTLIATYLTSRAIPFLWYQVDEGDGDIATFFYYFGLAATKVAARRKKPLPLFTPEFAHGVSAFARRYFQEFYSRIKPPFATVLDNYQDAPGDSALHEVIRHAIECAPPGVAIFAASRAAPPPAFARLRTNDAIEIIDWEALRLTADEAQSITRLRGGQELSADLLARAEGWAAGITLLLAGVGDLAAQSFESSTPQQLFDYFAAEIFEKTDRKTQDFL